In Tachysurus vachellii isolate PV-2020 chromosome 24, HZAU_Pvac_v1, whole genome shotgun sequence, the sequence atgtggactacgagaggtgaaaacacactggaccttgtttacacaaacattcccagctcgtaccgtgcggagccccgcccccacctcggctactcaaaccacatctctgttatgctaataccagcatacagaccactcgtcagatgcTCAAAactggttctgaagcaggtgaaaacctggccagcaggagccacctctgctcttcaggatactacatctacatcttcagggaggctgcaaccaacggcgactccgtcaacttggaggagtacatgtcaacagtgaccagttacatcggcaagtgcattgatgacgtgaccgtctccacacgctccaaccagaagccattGATGACTGTTAATGTGCATGCACTGCTGAGGattagagacctagccttcagaaaaGGGGACAGGgcagccctaagaacagcaagggccaaactgtcccgagccatcaaagaggcaaagcgcgcacacgcccagacaatccacagccacttccaagACAGCGGGGACACCCAgcacatgtggcagggcatacaggcgatcacaaactacaagacagcttcacctgcttgtgatgcgctccctcccagatgcgctgaacgacttctacactcggtttgaggtgcagaacaacatagtggcaaggaagaccatcccgcCCCCGACGACCAGATACTTGGTCTATCCATGGCCGACGttaggagaactctatgcagagttaacccacggaaggctgctggaccagataacattcctggcagggtgctcagggaatgtgcagaacagctagcggatgtctgtactgacatcttcaacatttccctgagcagtgccgttgttcctacgtgcctcaaaactaccaccattgttcctgtcccaaagaagtctacagtgtcctgcctcaatgactatcatcctgttcactcacacccatagttatgaagtgcttcaagaagctcgtcatgaggcacatcaagacccagctaccaccctcactggaccccctacagttcgcgtatcgtccaaactgctccacagacgatgccattgccacagccctccacttagccctcacccatctggacaataaagacacttatgtacgaatgctgttcatagactttagttcagcattcaatacaatcatccctcagcaactaattgggaagctgagcctgctgggactgaacacctccctctgcaactggatcctggacttcctgactgggagacctcagtcagttcggatcgggaacagcatctccagcaccaccacactgaacactggagcccctcagggctgcatgctcagaccactgctgttcaccttgctgactcacgactgtgcagcaatgcacagatcgaatcatattatcaagttcgccgatgacacgaccgtggtgggtctcatcaacaagagcgacgagtcagcatacagggaggaggtgcaacaactaacagcctggtgtagagccaacaacctttctctgaatgtgaacactggagcccctcagggctgcatgctcagaccactgctgttcaccttgctgactcacgactgtgcagcaatgcacagatcgaatcatattatcaagttcgccgatgacacgaccgtggtgggtctcatcaacaagagtgacgagtcagcatacagggaggaggtgcaacaactaacagcctggtgtagagccaacaacctttctctgaatgtggatcaAACtatagagatggttgtggacttcaaaAGTGTGGATCGcaaaaccctgcagcggatagtgaggacagcggagaagatcattggggtctctcttccctctatcatggacacttacaccacacgctgcatccgcaaagccaacagcattgtggatgaccctacacacccctcacacacattcttcaccctcctgccatctggaaaaaggtaccgaagcattcgggccctcatgaccagactgtgtaatagtttcttcccacaagccatcagacttctcaataactgaactgaactgtactgagcacaacatacacacacatcatctgtatggactgcacagacctacacaaaacacacacactgacacatcactgtttacatgctgcttacaatccatcaacctttttgctgttttgcacaaactgtccaacatttcagccgttttgcacatactatacaatatttcagtcgtgCTGccttttgcacaattctatatattatcccaaggacctgctgctaagaaactgtgttcattctaattcagtattcagtattcacattcagtacattcagtattcacatacagtatttacatacaatatttatactGGTCAGTCGGCGctatttctgtttactgtttattgtcttttgtgtattgtattttttgtactttttgtattgtcttgtaactttttgtctgcactgtcttttgtcctgcactgtcttttgtcttgtctgtcttgtttgtcttgttctgcactgtcttgtctgtcttgcctgtcttgccctgcactgtttgcaccaggttgcactgtttcactttatgtggctaagactacttacaagtccttagccctgtctttgttttatgtagcaccctgatcctggagaaacgttgtctcatttcgctatgtactgcagcagctatatatggttgaaatgacaataaaagcttcttgacttgacttgacttgactatagAGGTACTGTGTTATAGAGGTACTGTGTTACAGAGGTACAGTGTTATAGAGGTACTGTGTTACAGAGGTACAGTGTTACATCAGGACAGTGTTATAGCGGGACAGTGTTACAGTGGTACAATGTTACAGAGGTACCGTGTTACAGTGGTACAGTGATACTGTGTTACATCGGTACAGTGTTACCGCAGTACAGTGTCACATTGTGCAGTGGTACAGTGTTACGGTATTGCAGCAGAACACAGTGACAGGGACAGAAAATTACTGTTATAGAGGTGCTGTGTTACAGCGGTACAGTGTTACAGCATTACATTGTTACAGCAGTGCATTGTAACAGCAGTACAGTTTCACAGAGGTACAGTGTTACAGAGGTATGGAGGTACCCTGTTACAGCGGTATGGAGGTACCCTGTTACAGCGGTACAGTGTTACAGAGGTACAGTGTTACAGCAGGACAGTGTTACAGAGGTACCGTGTTACATCAGGACAGTGTTATAGCAGGACAGTGTTACAGTGGGACAATGTTACAGAGGTACCGTGTTACAGTGGTACAGTGTTACATCAGTACAGTGTTACATCGTGCAGTGATACAGTGGTACACTGTAACAGTGGCATGGACAGAAAATTACTATAGTGGTACAGTGTTACAGAGGTACAGTGTTacagaggtacagtgtaacaaCGAGACAGTGTTACAGCCgtacagtgttacagcagtACAGTGTTACAGCAGGACAGTGTTACAACAGGACAGTGTTACAGCAGTACAGTGTTACAGCAGGACAGTGTTACAGCACTACAGTGTTACAGCAGGACAGTGTTACAGTGGGACAGTGTAATAGCGGGACAGTGTTACAGCAATAAGGGCACAACATTACTGCAgtaaaatgttatagtgatacagttttaatgttacagcatTACAGTGTTGCAAATTTGCAACAGTAATGTAACATTGATACAGTGTAACAGTGCAAACTTAGAATTACTGTGTAACCAGCATTACAGGTATGCAGTTTTACAGAGTAAAGCAGTAGCAGTGTAAGAGAAAGAATTACAGCAGCCAGGGTGAACAATCAGGCCATTGTGGGTGCAttggttttcattccaaccaagcagaagacaTACCTCTgtctactgaaagccaagatcaactgatgTAACAgatggaatcaggtgtggctcctgcttgattacaaagtttaaattttaaatttatatttttcactAATGAGCAATTCATTATAGACTCAACACAAATTCCTGCTGAAgttataaaatgttcaatgatgAAGACCCAAGCACAAAGTGTTACTATGTACAGCAGTCCCATGTATCTCCAGACTGTCCATGAGGGGACATCCTTACAAGCAGTGTCATCaagtaaatgttaatgaaattgtACATTATGTGTAAAGAGCAGACAGGGATTAGCTATgacatcaaaattaaaagaaagagtcagaaggtgacacagacatggggAACTCATGCGacagaaagaccatccagagttactctggaatcagaaagcttacttcttgTGGTCCTAGTACAAGAACTACTGTCTGTCAgtgttaagcaggaggaagttagtaagcctCCACTGTCTGATGTTCTTCACACAATATTTAGTCTTATTAAGATGGTGACttacatctgacttagctgaaacatatacagtagctgtgtgtcttcagcataacagtggaagctaataccatgtttatgaataattgcaccaagaggaagtactgtatatgtaaggAGACAGTGGAAAAAAGTCTCAGAATGACAAGAGACTAAAGTTAGCATAAAGAACTTCAAACATGTTAAATTTATATCTAGGTATTTGTGTCACAACTAGTTTATcatcataaataacattatacaggCAGAATAACTGTATAATTCAATTAAGTCTACAGACTCAGTTTAATTGATATTTCTGTTACACACAGTATAATAAACTCCTGACTCCCGTGCTTTAGATGcaagagatcttatatttaacagtcctagCTACAGATCAAAGGTGCTTGCTGTGCATTCACTATGATCTAATTTTGTGGCAATTAGgttagatcggataagcggtagaaaatgaatgaatgaatgaatgaataaaaggttACTTTTAGTTCaggaaacagacacagtttctatattGTGAACTCAATGCAGCCAGCATTAGACAGGATTAGCCTTcttgtctgctccctggcccTGGCTCTGGATTATCACAGATTAACTAGGCCTGTTCTTAAACAATGTGTTATGAGcatattatattaaacatgatgtaatacattatacataatataGTATTTTACAGCATTGGACATCACCATAGCTAATTTACAGACCTCTACAATATTACTCTTAGTAACCTCTGATTGGTGAAGCTGTACATTGTTAGCTCCAACATGAAAAACTACGTTCAAGTAGTAGTCAACTGCCTATGACTCTAGTGTTGACTTTGTGACTATGACGCCGAGTTGTCACCCATTCTTCCGTTTGATATCTTTAGACAGAAGAGGTTCTGTGGAAAGATTAACTGCGACAGAAAggtgaaaaatataataaaagtattGTTCTTGTTATTTAATTGTGTCAATTGCAAAagtactgtacaaataaaattaaacttccGGTGTCCTCCAGTTCATGTAGTGATACAGTTGATGTGTTTTAGACTCACAGGTGTCCAATTCAGTTGTAGCACTTAGCACTGCAGAGGCTGAACATAGACATGGAGACGTTAGTGTAGTGAATAATATCAAATACAGGAGCTTTATTCAGCAACAGATAAAGCCATGTTCGTGCAAAAAATAGCACTCAAAGGGATTCTCTAGGATAACTGAGTCAATAAGGTAACTCTGTTGAAGAAGAAATCACAACctgatgcagatcttgactcttaccatacactcctggccaaggtctcctcagatgtgacttctgccaagacttccttctacaaggataAGCTTGAAGCTTCAGCAAAAGACCCTCGTAAGGTCCACATTATCTTCTCTTTTTgactcaaccccccggctccacctgcTTTATCCTCTCTGACTGCAGAagattttgcttctttttaccacaagaagattgagaaaatcttcaggaccttcacttcagccacGACTGCACCTACATCTTACAGTCAGGATTCCCCTACTCCTTCGTTGTCGTATTTCTCAAccatagcagcagaagagatttccagaccatctcacaagaccttctgcctTTCATCACCAAGATATTCAATGGATTCCTAACATCTGGTCATATACCAACTACCtacaagagagcaagggttatttcCCATCttgaagaaacaaacaaattgaaCACAATTCTTCTTTAGTgcatattattttgtttattatatttattacaattatactAAATTAATTCctgctatttttatttgcagtttATTTTGTTGATATTATTACACTAGTGTTGTATTGTTGTGGGTGTAAATGTTGTTATCAATGTTATTGTTGTCAGCTGCTGATGTCATTGtatttatgttgttattatgtggtgtgtctggtgttattgttgttaatgCTAtcgatgttttgtgtgtgtgttggtgtgtgtttttgtgtgtttgtgtgtgtggtgaataaTCAATGAAGTTCTGCTAATTAACCTGGATTAACTGGATTAAGGCTCACACGACCAAGGCTTACACGTGTACATGATATATAATGAGCTATAGCTGTGGGGTGAAGATGTAGTGATATGGCAGCAAATGAAAGAGCTGTTTTCTTTAGTTAAGACAAATAATTAAGTTCTACAAAAACAAGTAAACCTGAAGTTGAATAGACTTGTGTTAAATGTGTACATGAGCTGTGTTGCTTTAACTCAGCCAGCATGATTTGATCATATGCTTTCTAAGCTATGGAATGAAATCTAAACCCAACCCAAAATCTAACACagattgcatatttatttattgataagaCTATAAGAGTAGAAAGATGTTGATGTTCTGCTTAATgctataatatatttacacattttattgagTTCATATATAAgtttatataatgtaaatattcattaataaaaaataaataaacagttccCCATCCTAACCcacttttagactttttttaaaccCTGTATGTGAATTAGCTAAATAACATTAATCCATTTATATTTGATACAGTGGTACagtaacaatgtaaaaaaacatttgtgtccTTTTTTCTCACACAAAAGTATGAGCTGAGTAAGAGAATGAGTTCAAataaacaatgacaataaaaaacaaatgtgcttattggaaaaaaaaatctggcaaaAGGAAcgaatatgttttattttattaaaaacaaagaaaaacaaaatatttttctttaaaatgtacattttctgtCTATTAAACAATAAgtacttatattgtgtgtgtgtgtgtgtgtgtgtgtgtgtgtgtgtacacaggtgtACACTACAGGAAGTCATGTGCGTCATCTGGTGCATGTCTGATTGCATCATCAGGCTATCAGCAGTTCTGTACCGGGAAGCTCAACTCTGTCTGCATCACCTGCTGTAACACACCGCTGTGTAACGGGCCACGGCACAGACGCCGCCCACCCGGATCTCCTGCCCCACCCCTCTTCCTCTTGCCCCTCTCACTTCTGTTCAGCTCCACCTTCCTGTcattgtctttctctcactgtctgtctctccactGGTCTGTCTCACTCAATGATGCTTCAACTCTGCACACTCGCTGTCTTTAAATCACTTACACTCAACACTTCAAAATTGTCTCACTCttcctgtctccctctctgcttacaattaaatttaatttctcCTCGGCCTATATcagtgcctctctctctctctctctctctctctctctctctctccctctcctgatACACACTTAAACTGAATTTATGCCAGTCAAATATTAAAGGTCACATCCTTTTCTCAGTCTTTCACCCTTTCTATCTTTcaattttactctctctctctctctctctctctctctctctctctctctctcttcctttctctctgtctgtctctctccctgagtgtctctttctctttttcttttttctctgtgatTCTCTGTATCTCATGTATCTTTTATGGTTTTGACTGAACAAACTGTCTTTCTGTTCCTGTCTCTGTGCACTAAACAGACAGGATGTTAGTATTGGTTGGTTTATACAGGATGTGCAGGTTTATACTTCATATAACTCCATAAACTAATTACAACGCTGCACATGTtccttttgaaataaataaaccaataaatccATCTGTttatgactctctctctctctctctctctctctctctctttttctctctctctgtgttaatgtgtgtatgatatAGATATTGTTTCACCAGTAACTTAGACCATGTCGTCCCcaagtctctctttctttcgaACTCTATCTGTCTTCACATCTGTAGTGTTGTATGAGTGTGGTAAGTCATGGATCTCTAGACAGAAACTCTGCTAGAGACCCTGAGGGCTTCATTAGGAGAGACAgtcgactgtgtgtgtgtgtgtgtgtgtgtgtgtatatttgtgtgaatgtgtgtgtgtgtgtatttgtgtgtgtgaatgtgtgtgtgtttgtgtgtgttatataagaATGAAAGTTAGAAAATGaggagagtgaaagaaaagGTGTATGTATGAGAGGAACTAGGGTTATCTTCTCTCCAGATTATCTCAAATTATTTTACCTCATTCTTTAACTACAGAATATCTGCCCTTCACTTCACTCTTTCACTAACTGATGTGAACTAATGATTAGTTACTGATGTGTAACTAATGATGGCTTACTGTGCATCAACATACAACTCAACTGAGTGACCGAATGTGTCTTTGTGCCCTTCTGTATTCTGGGAAAATCTTCACCCTGTAAGGTGGTATAATGATTATACCTGCACTTTAAAGAAAACTGCTTCAACATTGAAATATAATTTGTGTCAAATTTAACCAGTAGTTGAAATTGCCTTGTTAAGTATAGAAGAGCTCTGATTGTCACTCAGGCATCCCAAATAACCCAGAATTTCTATTCAGCAGTGGAGCTATGCTAACACCAGCCTGTAGAAGAATCACTTTCAGTTGCAtcatgaattttttatttaaaaaatcaaaatggAAAATTGATCTAAAGGATCTAAGCGAATCTGGTTCATATCACAAAGCCCACATCAATATCAAGATCGACATAACAAGAACTTTCTGGATTTAATCCTTTAACCCAATCCACCATATTTTGTTAAATTCACTCTATCAGAGAAACTGTCAGTAATTGTGGTGCTTGGACCTTTTATAACAGTGGATCTGTAATAACTTCAGACTAGCAGTTATTAAATCAATAAGAAACCTGGCCTTTAACTATGGGATGTGGCAAATTACACTTCATGTCATTTCATATATCCAGGATCTCAAACATCAGCACAGCACATCAAATATCATAAGAGTTTTAGTTAGAAATGAGATCTCAGCACTTGTTAAAGAGATTTAATTCTGGCCTAGGATGAGGATTGTCTTTCACCTTCAAGTAACATTTAAAACCATTCctctaaaaaaagattttgagaACAGCTCTCTGGTCCTTCTGTAAgatatcatttcatttaatcttttcatttaattctagctttatttgtatagtacaTTAATCAATGGAAATTGGTTAATGTACCAAAAggcagctttagagaaatataaattctacatttctacatgctaataagcaaaccagtgctgatggtggtgaggaaaaactgacAACAGAGATTCTGATGATAAATAATCTCTTCTTTAACTGTGTTCTATAGTGCCAAAAAAACAGATTCAGTTATTCAGCCAAACTCAGTTATTTCTTAATTCATTACAGTTTTAACTTAATGTCTATTGTATTAAACAACAGTTACTAACTGTGCAATGATGGAGATTTGAGTGCAAACTGTTCTTAACAATTACAGTCCTAAGGCTAGCCAAGAAACACATCCACAGTTTTCCTTCTGGATTCTAACGCTATCATTTACAGTAAACTTTTAGTGATCCTTAGACTGTTCATGTGGAGCTGTTCTCAGCAGCAGGTTCCAAGTTCATTACAACATTCTAGTCACAAAATGCTTCACTAAACAATTATGTTTTCAGCCTAAACACAGAGACTGTGTCTGAATCCAGAATATTACATGGTTATTACCATGTAATAACAAGCTCTATACCTGtaatttttcaattcaattgatttgtattgtgtttttaataattcatattttctcaaagcagctttacttttctttagaagtaaagaaacagaaaaataaatctaactaaaaataagaatgaaaatatataaatatataaatttaaagtttacaattaataaataaaatatgaatttaaaatgctttatatctcttacatctatccctaatgagcaagctggagggcTTTATAAGAGTGTCTCTTGCTGTAGCCTTCTCTATTCAAGGTACCAACAAATAGCTCAAAAACCATAAATTGCAGTAGAACTGGTGAAATCCAGAAGTGTGTTTAGGTACTGTGAATATTCAGGGCA encodes:
- the LOC132839404 gene encoding ly6/PLAUR domain-containing protein 1-like encodes the protein MPVLGLSVLVVLLCLREVGTLQIQCYQCEEIRQDDCSSPEFIVNCTVNVQDMCQKEVLIMEDGVHYRKSCASSGACLIASSGYQQFCTGKLNSVCITCCNTPLCNGPRHRRRPPGSPAPPLFLLPLSLLFSSTFLSLSFSHCLSLHWSVSLNDASTLHTRCL